The following coding sequences are from one Streptomyces sp. V3I7 window:
- a CDS encoding NUDIX hydrolase, whose translation MPVHNQPFSVDHDVELPLPAPGELWTVGAIILNDDGEAFAQKRGPHRRLFPDTWDIVGGHVEPEETLLKALAREIEEETGWRLRRVRQFLGIATWDGDDGAGVRHEADYLVEVEGDLDHPVLEWSKHSAYGWFGPDNLDPLKENREPGQFLIHDLIARATAVQGRPRRP comes from the coding sequence ATGCCCGTACACAACCAGCCGTTCAGTGTTGACCACGACGTCGAACTGCCCCTTCCCGCACCCGGCGAGCTCTGGACCGTCGGTGCGATCATCCTCAATGACGATGGCGAAGCCTTCGCCCAGAAGCGTGGCCCGCATCGTCGCCTCTTCCCCGATACGTGGGACATCGTCGGCGGTCATGTCGAGCCGGAGGAGACCCTCCTCAAGGCTCTCGCGCGCGAGATCGAGGAAGAGACCGGCTGGCGCCTCCGCCGTGTGCGGCAGTTTCTGGGCATTGCCACCTGGGACGGGGACGACGGTGCTGGAGTCCGTCACGAGGCGGACTATCTCGTCGAGGTGGAAGGCGACTTGGACCATCCCGTTCTGGAATGGTCCAAGCACTCGGCCTACGGTTGGTTCGGCCCGGACAACCTCGACCCCCTCAAAGAGAACCGTGAACCCGGGCAGTTCCTGATCCACGACCTCATCGCACGAGCCACGGCCGTCCAGGGTCGCCCCCGCCGGCCCTAG
- a CDS encoding FAD-dependent monooxygenase, with product METLAEIKTETETEVEVEVVIAGAGPTGLMLAYELTLAGVETLVLEKLPQRVEQVKGGAIQPRTAELLESRGLLEPLLHRVTSRDPAGGHFAMLPVPLDCTPWRTRHPYTIGIPQWEIEEVLENHATAAGARILRGIAFSGVESYDDGVIVKAEGLKVRARYLVACDGGHSTVRKQLGLPFPGRPGTHQAVLADIRLSAASSLVPQQTGHISTLTRRAGSYWSMLVPLGDDRYRFTFGRTDETDQTDHTDHTSNDRDAPITHAEIAAALQAVYGDETTLCAVDNSSRFSDATRQLENYRAGRVLFAGDAAHIHPPLGGQGLNLGIQDAFNLGWKLAAAVQGRAPSNLLDSYHAERHPVGAQVLHHTSAQRVLADPNPSEDVAALRDIFTDLLRLPDTNRHMAGLISGLSLRYALPGEHPLTGQRMPDTDLLTEAGPARLSALLTSGHAVLLDLAKAVPADLRLPPQVDFVRATCPDDVGATAVLIRPDGYVCWATSGSTADDDALLAATTSTLTTVR from the coding sequence GTGGAGACGTTGGCCGAGATCAAGACCGAGACCGAGACCGAGGTCGAGGTCGAGGTCGTCATCGCGGGCGCCGGCCCGACCGGACTGATGCTGGCGTACGAACTGACCCTGGCCGGGGTCGAGACCCTGGTGCTGGAGAAGCTGCCCCAGCGCGTCGAGCAGGTGAAGGGCGGCGCGATCCAGCCCCGTACCGCCGAACTGCTGGAGTCGCGCGGGCTGCTGGAACCGCTGCTGCACCGGGTCACGTCGCGTGATCCGGCCGGCGGACACTTCGCGATGTTGCCCGTGCCCCTGGACTGCACACCCTGGCGGACCCGGCACCCGTACACGATCGGGATTCCCCAATGGGAGATCGAGGAAGTGCTGGAGAACCACGCGACCGCCGCCGGCGCGCGGATCCTGCGCGGCATCGCCTTCTCGGGGGTCGAGTCGTACGACGACGGCGTGATCGTGAAAGCGGAGGGACTGAAGGTGCGCGCACGCTACCTGGTGGCGTGCGACGGCGGGCACAGCACGGTGCGGAAACAGCTCGGCCTGCCGTTCCCCGGTCGGCCCGGGACCCATCAGGCGGTACTGGCCGACATCCGCCTGTCCGCCGCCTCGTCACTGGTGCCGCAGCAGACGGGCCACATCAGCACCCTGACCCGCCGGGCGGGCAGCTACTGGTCCATGCTGGTCCCGCTCGGCGACGACCGTTACCGGTTCACCTTCGGACGCACTGACGAGACCGACCAGACCGATCACACCGACCACACGAGCAACGACCGCGACGCCCCGATCACCCACGCGGAGATCGCTGCCGCGCTCCAGGCGGTGTACGGCGATGAGACCACCCTCTGCGCCGTGGACAACTCCTCACGTTTCAGCGACGCCACGCGACAACTGGAGAACTACCGCGCGGGCCGCGTCCTGTTCGCGGGCGACGCCGCGCACATCCACCCGCCGCTGGGCGGCCAGGGCCTCAACCTCGGCATACAGGACGCCTTCAATCTGGGGTGGAAGCTGGCCGCAGCCGTCCAGGGCCGCGCACCGAGCAACCTCCTGGACAGCTACCACGCCGAACGGCATCCGGTCGGAGCCCAGGTCCTGCACCACACGTCGGCGCAGCGCGTCCTGGCAGACCCGAACCCGAGCGAGGACGTCGCCGCGCTGCGCGACATCTTCACCGACCTGCTGCGCCTGCCGGACACCAACCGTCACATGGCAGGCCTGATCTCCGGCCTGTCACTGCGGTACGCCCTGCCCGGCGAGCACCCACTCACCGGACAGCGCATGCCGGACACCGATCTGCTCACCGAAGCCGGCCCCGCGCGTTTGTCGGCGCTGCTCACCTCAGGGCACGCCGTCCTGCTGGACCTGGCCAAGGCGGTCCCGGCCGACCTCCGTCTCCCACCACAAGTCGACTTCGTCCGAGCCACCTGCCCTGACGACGTGGGCGCCACTGCCGTGCTCATCCGCCCCGACGGCTACGTCTGCTGGGCCACGAGCGGCTCCACCGCAGACGACGATGCCCTACTCGCCGCAACCACCAGCACCCTCACTACCGTCCGCTGA
- a CDS encoding YqjF family protein encodes MVSYAAEHHVRAPMLRADWLTQTFVNWPCRTESVQALLPEGLVVDEYDGCAWVCLTPFVMTGVRPPGVPPTLPGLPTVAETNLRTYVRHGDGQDGLWFLSLEVSCPLMLGARVIGAPYHPGTLRVLADGDTVAYTGSRWTGRASYRLDVHVGKPIEPTERDVWLTSRWRAYTHSMGVLWATPVEHEPWPLAAAAVETLEETLTAAVGLPGPLGEPVVHFSQGVRDVRLGVSRPLSRPGRS; translated from the coding sequence ATGGTGTCGTACGCAGCGGAGCATCACGTGCGCGCGCCGATGCTGCGCGCCGACTGGCTGACGCAGACGTTCGTCAACTGGCCCTGTCGGACGGAGTCCGTCCAGGCTCTGCTGCCGGAGGGACTGGTCGTGGACGAGTACGACGGGTGCGCCTGGGTGTGCCTCACCCCGTTTGTCATGACGGGCGTGCGCCCTCCCGGCGTGCCCCCCACGCTGCCCGGGCTCCCGACCGTCGCCGAGACCAACCTGCGGACCTACGTCAGGCACGGGGACGGGCAGGACGGGTTGTGGTTCCTGTCCCTCGAGGTCTCCTGCCCGTTGATGCTGGGCGCCCGTGTCATCGGGGCGCCGTACCATCCGGGGACCCTGCGCGTCCTGGCGGACGGGGACACCGTCGCGTACACCGGCTCGCGGTGGACCGGCCGGGCTTCCTACCGCCTGGACGTTCACGTCGGCAAGCCGATCGAACCGACGGAGCGGGACGTGTGGCTGACCTCGCGCTGGCGGGCGTACACGCACAGCATGGGCGTTCTCTGGGCGACGCCCGTGGAACACGAACCATGGCCGCTGGCCGCCGCCGCTGTCGAGACGCTGGAGGAGACACTGACCGCCGCAGTGGGCCTCCCCGGCCCTCTCGGCGAGCCGGTGGTGCACTTCTCCCAGGGCGTCCGGGACGTCCGCCTGGGCGTGTCCCGTCCGCTGTCCCGGCCGGGCCGTTCCTGA
- a CDS encoding metalloregulator ArsR/SmtB family transcription factor — protein MAFDPSTRAGAAHSAIDSVSVLSEDSRRRMFAFIRRASRAVTRDEAAASVGISRKLAAFHLDKLVDAGLLRARYESPGGIRKVGRQPKVYEPTRAQITVSIPDRRHELLADLLLDAVLTEGADENATQSAMRTAEQRGRELGEGARDEIRPGRLGPERGLTACEQLLDEYGYEPVRETPTHLRLRNCPFHPLAAKAPDLVCGMNHAFLSGYLDGLKVNGLQAVLAPEPGECCVRLGPSGDDGDGQAAQDH, from the coding sequence GTGGCTTTCGATCCGAGTACGCGGGCCGGCGCGGCCCACAGCGCCATCGACTCCGTCAGCGTCCTGAGCGAGGACTCGCGGCGGCGCATGTTCGCCTTCATCCGGCGCGCTTCCCGCGCTGTGACACGGGACGAGGCCGCCGCCAGCGTCGGCATCTCCCGCAAGCTCGCCGCCTTCCACCTCGACAAGCTGGTCGACGCAGGCCTGCTGCGGGCGCGCTACGAATCGCCCGGCGGGATCCGCAAGGTCGGCAGGCAGCCGAAGGTGTACGAGCCCACCCGCGCCCAGATCACCGTGAGCATCCCCGACCGGCGCCACGAACTCCTGGCGGACCTGCTCCTGGATGCCGTCCTGACCGAGGGCGCCGACGAGAACGCCACTCAGTCAGCCATGCGGACCGCCGAGCAGCGTGGTCGTGAACTGGGCGAGGGCGCGCGGGACGAGATCCGCCCGGGCCGACTGGGCCCCGAGCGGGGCTTGACCGCCTGCGAGCAACTGCTGGACGAATATGGCTACGAACCCGTACGGGAAACCCCCACTCACCTCCGGCTGCGCAACTGCCCCTTCCATCCGCTGGCCGCAAAGGCGCCCGACCTGGTGTGCGGCATGAACCACGCCTTCCTCAGCGGCTACCTCGACGGCCTCAAGGTCAACGGCCTCCAGGCCGTCCTCGCCCCAGAGCCGGGCGAATGCTGTGTGCGGCTCGGCCCGAGTGGCGACGATGGCGACGGCCAGGCGGCTCAGGACCACTGA
- a CDS encoding class I SAM-dependent methyltransferase, which produces MTRRPGDTGVTGGTARDRATARQVRVWNRMAPEYDRQIAFFERVQFGGGREWIGARATGRVLEVAVGTGRSLPHYAPGTRITGIDLSPAMLGIARRRAADLGIDAELLEGDAQALPFENGSFDTVVCALALCSIPEPAEALREMARVLRPRGTLLLLDHINSTWPPVYALQWLLEQITARTAGEHFTRRQLPLLQAAGFEVEETERLKAGTVERIRATRR; this is translated from the coding sequence ATGACCAGACGACCTGGCGACACGGGCGTCACGGGCGGGACGGCGCGCGACAGAGCGACCGCGCGGCAGGTCCGCGTCTGGAACAGGATGGCGCCGGAATACGACCGGCAGATCGCCTTCTTCGAACGCGTCCAGTTCGGCGGCGGCCGTGAGTGGATCGGCGCGCGTGCCACGGGCCGTGTGCTGGAGGTGGCCGTCGGGACCGGCCGCAGTCTGCCCCACTACGCGCCCGGCACACGGATCACCGGCATCGATCTCAGCCCGGCGATGCTCGGCATCGCCCGCCGCCGCGCCGCGGACCTCGGCATCGACGCCGAACTGCTGGAAGGGGACGCCCAGGCGCTCCCGTTCGAGAACGGCAGTTTCGACACCGTCGTCTGCGCCCTCGCCCTGTGCAGTATCCCGGAGCCGGCCGAGGCCCTGCGCGAGATGGCCCGCGTACTCAGACCCCGCGGCACCCTCCTGCTGCTCGACCACATCAACAGCACCTGGCCGCCTGTCTATGCCTTGCAGTGGCTGCTGGAACAGATCACCGCTCGTACGGCGGGCGAGCACTTCACCCGACGCCAACTGCCCCTGCTGCAAGCGGCCGGCTTCGAGGTCGAGGAGACCGAACGCCTCAAGGCCGGCACGGTGGAACGCATCAGGGCGACCAGACGCTAG
- a CDS encoding SPW repeat protein: METHPDIIAMRNRHEMAERATSTPRAQAIEALAFLAGVYLAASPWIAGFSTVSTLAVNNLIVGIAYALLMSGGFGRAYERTHSMAWAACALGVWTIIAPWVVAGDVSTTRTIVNNVVVGAIGLLLGVAASAAAGRPQTPRFGHGDPSGLQRRPPGDQRSY; the protein is encoded by the coding sequence ATGGAAACCCATCCCGACATCATCGCCATGCGCAACCGTCACGAGATGGCGGAGCGCGCCACCAGTACTCCCAGGGCCCAAGCCATCGAAGCGCTGGCGTTCCTCGCAGGGGTCTACCTGGCGGCCTCCCCATGGATCGCAGGGTTCAGCACCGTGTCGACGCTGGCGGTCAACAACCTCATCGTCGGCATCGCCTACGCCCTCTTGATGAGCGGCGGTTTCGGCCGCGCGTACGAGCGCACGCACAGCATGGCGTGGGCCGCGTGCGCACTGGGGGTGTGGACCATCATCGCCCCCTGGGTCGTCGCCGGTGATGTCAGCACCACCAGGACCATCGTGAACAACGTCGTCGTCGGCGCCATCGGGCTGCTTCTGGGCGTGGCGGCCAGCGCCGCCGCCGGTCGCCCACAGACACCGAGGTTCGGGCACGGCGACCCAAGCGGACTTCAGCGGCGGCCACCTGGTGATCAACGCTCGTACTGA
- a CDS encoding NAD-dependent epimerase/dehydratase family protein: MRFLVIGGSVFLGRAFVEEAVGRGYDVTVFNRGKSGPDLPGTHVVRGDREDPAALVALTEHGPWDAVIDAGGQHPRTVGLSARTLSGRADAYLFVSSFHAYADWPAAPVDEESPRHACAPDAAVDDVPGNALKAGCERAVEAFFEGRTVILNPGIIVGPRESPGRLLWWLERMARGGDVLVPGGPERPVQLIDARDIAAFGTRLLEAGGAGHYLVAGPQGAESLGSLFAACAEVTGAGAQLHWTADELLLDHEVGPWTELPFWAPDQPAMAGVWSASTVRADAAGLRCRPLAETVADTWRWLRERGPTDKPYRQGKIPLGIDADKEAAVLRARRAREEQR; this comes from the coding sequence ATGCGCTTCCTAGTAATCGGCGGTTCGGTCTTCCTCGGCCGGGCCTTCGTGGAGGAGGCCGTCGGGCGCGGCTACGACGTCACCGTGTTCAATCGCGGCAAGTCCGGCCCCGACCTGCCCGGCACGCACGTGGTGCGCGGCGATCGAGAGGACCCGGCCGCTCTTGTGGCGCTCACCGAGCACGGCCCGTGGGACGCCGTGATCGATGCCGGCGGACAGCACCCGCGCACCGTCGGCCTCAGCGCCCGCACCCTCAGCGGCCGCGCCGACGCCTACCTCTTCGTCTCCTCCTTCCACGCCTACGCCGACTGGCCCGCGGCCCCCGTCGACGAGGAGTCGCCGCGGCACGCCTGCGCCCCCGACGCGGCCGTCGACGATGTCCCCGGCAACGCTCTGAAGGCCGGCTGCGAGCGCGCCGTCGAGGCCTTCTTCGAGGGGCGTACGGTCATCCTCAACCCTGGTATCATCGTCGGTCCGCGCGAGAGTCCGGGGCGACTGCTGTGGTGGCTGGAGCGCATGGCGCGTGGCGGCGATGTCCTCGTCCCCGGCGGCCCCGAACGGCCCGTCCAGCTGATCGACGCGCGCGACATCGCCGCGTTCGGCACTCGGCTCTTGGAAGCGGGCGGCGCAGGCCACTACCTCGTCGCCGGACCCCAGGGCGCCGAGAGCCTCGGCAGCCTCTTCGCGGCGTGCGCGGAGGTGACCGGCGCCGGGGCCCAACTGCACTGGACCGCTGACGAGTTGCTGCTCGATCACGAGGTCGGGCCGTGGACCGAGCTGCCGTTCTGGGCGCCCGACCAGCCGGCCATGGCCGGGGTCTGGTCGGCGTCCACGGTCCGCGCCGACGCCGCGGGCCTGCGCTGCCGCCCGCTCGCCGAGACCGTCGCCGACACCTGGCGGTGGCTGCGCGAGCGCGGCCCGACCGACAAGCCGTACCGGCAGGGGAAGATCCCGCTCGGCATCGACGCGGACAAGGAAGCCGCTGTGCTCCGTGCCCGGCGGGCCCGGGAGGAACAGCGATGA
- a CDS encoding TetR/AcrR family transcriptional regulator, with protein MDGKPGLRERKKQRTHAAISDAAIGLFLERGFDQVSVAQVAEAAEVSKRTLFAYFPTKEDLVVHRLADHETELARVVRSRPPDTTPLTAVREHFLAGLRERDPISGLNDHPQVLRLTRMILDAPSLVARMERFKSGAERALAQALEETADTPELTARLAAVQIVAIQWTLAQDNAARLAHGELADTRFPGAVADAEHAFALLENGLRQLTPPL; from the coding sequence GTGGACGGCAAGCCAGGGCTGCGGGAGCGAAAGAAGCAGCGGACCCATGCGGCGATCTCCGATGCGGCGATCGGGCTGTTCCTCGAGCGCGGCTTCGACCAGGTGTCGGTGGCCCAGGTGGCCGAGGCGGCCGAGGTGTCCAAGCGCACGCTCTTCGCCTACTTCCCGACCAAGGAAGACCTCGTGGTGCATCGGCTGGCCGACCACGAGACCGAACTCGCGCGCGTCGTACGGAGTCGCCCGCCAGACACCACCCCGCTGACCGCCGTACGCGAGCACTTCCTCGCCGGGCTGCGCGAGCGGGACCCGATCAGCGGCCTCAATGATCATCCCCAGGTGCTGAGACTCACCCGGATGATCCTCGACGCGCCCTCGCTGGTGGCCCGCATGGAACGGTTCAAGTCCGGCGCCGAACGTGCGCTTGCCCAGGCGTTGGAGGAAACCGCGGACACTCCGGAGCTCACCGCGCGCTTGGCCGCCGTCCAAATCGTCGCGATCCAATGGACGTTGGCGCAGGACAATGCCGCGCGTCTGGCGCACGGGGAGCTAGCCGACACACGGTTCCCGGGGGCGGTGGCCGACGCGGAGCACGCGTTCGCGCTGCTGGAGAACGGGTTGCGGCAGCTGACGCCGCCGCTGTGA
- a CDS encoding VOC family protein has translation MHVIDFDHLVLNVADIERSLAFYTGPLGLEPVRVEEWRAGKVSFPSVRVSPTTIIDLLETRAARPEGSNVDHICLVVEPLDWQEVIDSGVFTVVDGPGERFGARGTAISLYVLDPDGNTVELRWYPKDA, from the coding sequence GTGCACGTGATCGACTTCGACCACCTCGTCCTGAACGTCGCCGACATCGAGCGTTCGCTCGCCTTCTACACCGGCCCTCTGGGCTTGGAGCCGGTACGGGTGGAGGAGTGGCGGGCGGGCAAGGTCTCCTTCCCGTCCGTGCGGGTCAGCCCCACCACCATCATCGACCTGCTCGAGACGCGCGCCGCGCGGCCGGAGGGCTCCAACGTCGACCACATCTGCCTGGTGGTCGAGCCGCTCGACTGGCAGGAGGTCATCGACTCCGGCGTCTTCACCGTGGTGGACGGTCCCGGCGAGCGGTTCGGCGCCCGAGGCACCGCGATTTCCCTCTACGTGCTGGACCCGGACGGCAACACCGTGGAGCTGCGCTGGTATCCGAAGGACGCCTGA
- a CDS encoding LysR family transcriptional regulator, translating into MDLQQMRYVLAVAETASFTRAAEQCHVVQSALSHQVARLEKELGARLFDRTSRRVRLTTAGEAFLPAARQALEAAERARAEVAAATGEIRGTLTVGSIPTVAAVDLPAVLRDYHQRYPQVRIRLRAGSSERLVEQVRDGGLDAAFLGTQPGFEPQGVRDKELAQGQHVAVVAPGHPLAARHQVDLGLLADEAFVDFADGSAARAQSDQAFAAAGLRREVAFEVSGVELMVRMVRQGLGIALLPSTYTAELHGLRCVPVVNGPIRVERLVWSRFTPSPTAVAFLSLLGVRTAPSA; encoded by the coding sequence ATGGACCTCCAGCAGATGCGTTACGTCCTCGCGGTCGCGGAGACCGCGAGCTTCACCCGCGCCGCCGAGCAGTGCCACGTCGTCCAGTCAGCGCTCAGCCACCAGGTGGCCCGGCTGGAGAAGGAACTGGGTGCCCGGCTGTTCGATCGGACCAGCCGCCGGGTGCGGCTGACCACGGCCGGAGAGGCGTTCCTGCCCGCCGCCCGCCAGGCCCTCGAAGCAGCCGAGCGGGCCCGGGCGGAGGTGGCCGCGGCCACCGGTGAGATACGGGGCACGCTGACCGTCGGATCGATCCCCACCGTGGCGGCCGTCGATCTCCCCGCAGTGCTCCGGGACTACCACCAGCGCTACCCCCAGGTACGCATCCGTCTCCGGGCAGGCTCCAGCGAGCGGCTCGTCGAGCAGGTACGCGACGGTGGCCTGGACGCGGCGTTCCTGGGGACGCAGCCCGGGTTCGAGCCGCAGGGCGTGCGCGACAAGGAACTTGCCCAAGGGCAGCACGTCGCGGTGGTCGCGCCGGGCCACCCCTTGGCCGCGCGGCACCAGGTGGACCTGGGCCTCCTCGCCGACGAGGCATTCGTCGACTTCGCCGACGGCAGCGCCGCCCGCGCCCAGTCGGACCAGGCGTTCGCGGCGGCAGGCCTGCGCCGCGAGGTCGCCTTCGAGGTGTCCGGCGTCGAACTCATGGTCCGGATGGTCCGCCAGGGACTGGGCATCGCCCTGCTGCCCTCGACGTACACCGCCGAACTGCACGGACTGCGGTGCGTGCCGGTCGTCAACGGACCGATACGGGTGGAGCGCCTCGTCTGGAGCCGGTTCACCCCGTCGCCCACGGCCGTCGCCTTCCTCTCCCTGCTGGGCGTCCGCACGGCGCCCAGCGCCTGA
- the folE gene encoding GTP cyclohydrolase I FolE translates to MPELPIRTNARTDLPDEAETAPARPALRVVHELGGVDLAAAEAAAGQFLNALGISTSSESLRGTPGRMARAYAELFSPRPFDLTTFPNDEGYDELVLARRIPVRTVCEHHLLPIVGTAHVGYLPGARILGLSKLARVVEHFACRPQVQERLTKQVADWLQDHLEPKGVGVVIEAEHACMTLRGVQATGSSTMTSTLLGLLRSDASSRSEFLGLTGATS, encoded by the coding sequence ATGCCCGAGCTCCCCATCCGTACCAACGCCCGAACAGATCTGCCTGACGAGGCCGAAACGGCACCTGCCCGGCCCGCCCTGCGGGTCGTCCACGAGCTCGGAGGCGTCGACCTGGCCGCAGCGGAAGCCGCGGCCGGCCAGTTCCTCAACGCCCTCGGGATCTCCACCTCCTCGGAGAGCCTGCGCGGCACACCGGGGCGGATGGCTCGCGCGTACGCCGAGCTGTTCAGCCCGCGCCCCTTCGACCTGACCACGTTCCCCAACGACGAGGGCTACGACGAACTCGTGCTGGCCCGCCGTATCCCCGTCCGGACCGTCTGCGAACACCATCTGCTGCCGATCGTCGGCACCGCACACGTCGGCTACCTGCCCGGCGCCCGGATCCTGGGCCTGTCCAAACTGGCCCGGGTGGTCGAGCACTTCGCCTGCCGCCCCCAGGTACAGGAGCGCCTGACCAAGCAGGTCGCCGACTGGCTGCAGGACCATCTGGAGCCCAAGGGCGTGGGTGTGGTCATCGAGGCCGAACACGCCTGCATGACCCTGCGCGGCGTCCAGGCCACCGGCTCCAGCACCATGACCTCCACGCTGCTCGGCCTGCTGCGCTCCGACGCCAGTTCCCGCAGCGAATTCCTCGGCCTGACCGGAGCAACCTCATGA
- a CDS encoding DUF664 domain-containing protein, with protein sequence MTDEPARWTQATVYPDMWVDPDDDPRDSEGPGPDGELATLQDYLTNYRITLRMKCEGLDAEQLARRSVPPSTMSLLGLIRHLAEVERDWRNWITDGDPLPKLYGRRDADFDDAVADPAVVEASYADLEREQGATDVALAAYPDLGQRVGKDGLAIRELLVHRVEEYARHCGHADLLRECVDGRVGQ encoded by the coding sequence ATGACTGACGAACCCGCGCGCTGGACCCAGGCAACCGTCTACCCCGACATGTGGGTGGATCCCGACGACGACCCCCGCGACAGCGAGGGTCCCGGTCCGGACGGCGAGCTCGCAACCCTGCAGGACTACCTGACGAACTACCGCATCACGCTGCGGATGAAGTGCGAGGGTCTGGACGCGGAGCAGCTGGCCCGCCGGTCGGTTCCGCCGTCGACGATGTCGCTGCTCGGCCTGATCCGGCACCTCGCCGAGGTGGAGCGGGACTGGCGCAACTGGATCACCGACGGCGACCCGCTGCCGAAGCTGTACGGCAGGCGGGACGCGGACTTCGACGACGCGGTCGCCGACCCGGCCGTCGTCGAGGCGTCGTACGCCGATCTGGAGCGCGAGCAGGGCGCGACCGACGTCGCGCTGGCCGCGTACCCGGACCTGGGCCAGCGCGTGGGCAAGGACGGGCTGGCGATCCGGGAGCTGCTGGTGCACCGAGTCGAGGAGTACGCCCGCCACTGCGGCCACGCCGACCTGCTGCGCGAGTGCGTGGACGGCCGGGTGGGTCAGTGA
- a CDS encoding DUF2231 domain-containing protein: MTRESQLEAKRPVSASLAGPYGHPFHPILVTVPIGAWVTSLVFDIASHVVHRPGFLTQSSEWLIAVGVIGALLAAMVGFLDLFAIPAGTPAFRTALVHMTLNLLVTAAYVVNFLWRHGDYTGGGSVGIGQLVLSAISVAVLGVSGFLGGRLAYRYGVRVADETTQAEGYTPDHSRASRSAAGMPE, from the coding sequence ATGACCCGTGAGTCACAACTTGAGGCGAAGCGTCCGGTCAGCGCCTCGCTCGCCGGCCCGTACGGCCACCCGTTCCACCCGATCCTGGTGACCGTGCCGATCGGCGCCTGGGTGACCAGCCTGGTGTTCGACATCGCGTCCCACGTCGTGCACCGTCCCGGATTCCTGACCCAGTCCTCGGAGTGGCTGATCGCGGTCGGTGTGATCGGTGCGCTGCTGGCCGCCATGGTCGGATTCCTCGACCTGTTCGCCATCCCCGCCGGCACCCCGGCCTTCCGCACCGCCCTGGTGCACATGACGCTGAACCTGCTGGTGACGGCCGCCTACGTCGTCAACTTCCTGTGGCGCCACGGCGACTACACCGGCGGCGGAAGCGTCGGGATCGGACAGCTCGTGCTGTCCGCGATCAGCGTGGCGGTCCTGGGCGTCTCGGGATTCCTGGGCGGCAGGCTCGCCTACCGCTACGGCGTGCGCGTCGCCGACGAGACAACCCAGGCCGAGGGATACACCCCCGACCACAGCCGCGCGAGCAGAAGCGCCGCCGGCATGCCCGAGTGA